A genomic region of Ochotona princeps isolate mOchPri1 chromosome 17, mOchPri1.hap1, whole genome shotgun sequence contains the following coding sequences:
- the SEPTIN9 gene encoding septin-9 isoform X5, which produces MADTPRDTAFKQAPASRSEKAPVDFGYVGIDSILEQMRRKAMRQGFEFNIMVVGQSGLGKSTLINTLFKSKISRKSVQPAAEERIPKTVEIKSITHDIEEKGVRMKLTVIDTPGFGDHINNENCWQPIMKFINDQYEKYLQEEVNINRKKRIPDTRVHCCLYFIPATGHSLRPLDIEFMKRLSKVVNIVPVIAKADTLTLEERVYFKQRITADLLSNGIDVYPQKEFDEDAEDRLVNEKFREMIPFAVVGSDHEYQVNGKRILGRKTKWGTIEVENTTHCEFAYLRDLLIRTHMQNIKDITSSIHFEAYRVRRLSETHGTTANGVEEKEPEAPEM; this is translated from the exons ATGGCCGACACCCCCAGAGATACAGCGTTCAAGCAGGCGCCCGCGTCCCGGAGCGAGAAGGCGCCTGTGGACTTCGGTTACGTGGGCATCGATTCCATCCTGGAACAGATGCGCCGGAAGGCCATGAGGCAGGGCTTCGAGTTCAACATCATGGTGGTTG GGCAGAGTGGCCTGGGCAAGTCCACCCTCATCAACACGCTCTTCAAGTCTAAGATCAGCCGTAAGTCGGTGCAGCCGGCCGCCGAGGAGCGCATCCCCAAGACAGTGGAGATAAAATCCATCACACACG ATATTGAGGAGAAGGGTGTCCGCATGAAGCTGACGGTGATCGACACGCCAGGGTTTGGGGACCACATCAACAATGAGAACTG CTGGCAGCCCATCATGAAGTTCATTAACGACCAGTACGAGAAGTACCTGCAGGAGGAGGTCAACATTAACCGCAAGAAGCGCATCCCGGACACGCGTGTGCACTGCTGCCTCTACTTCATCCCGGCCACCGGCCACTC TCTCAGGCCGCTGGACATCGAGTTCATGAAGCGCCTGAGCAAGGTGGTCAATATCGTCCCAGTCATTGCCAAGGCCGACACGCTGACCCTGGAGGAGAGGGTCTACTTCAAGCAGCGG ATCACCGCGGACCTGCTGTCCAATGGCATCGACGTGTACCCCCAGAAGGAGTTCGACGAGGACGCCGAGGACCGGCTAGTGAACGAGAAGTTCCGG GAGATGATCCCGTTTGCCGTGGTGGGCAGTGACCATGAGTACCAGGTGAATGGCAAGCGGATCCTTGGGAGGAAGACCAAGTGGGGCACCATCGAAG TGGAGAACACCACACACTGTGAGTTTGCCTACCTGCGTGACCTCCTCATCAG gaccCACATGCAGAACATTAAAGACATCACAAGCAGCATCCACTTCGAGGCGTACCGCGTGCGGCGCCTCAGCGAGACCCACGGCACCACGGCCAACGGCGTGGAGGAGAAGGAGCCGGAAGCCCCGGAGATGTAG